One genomic region from Aliarcobacter cryaerophilus ATCC 43158 encodes:
- the topA gene encoding type I DNA topoisomerase, whose amino-acid sequence MKNLVIVESPAKAKTISKFLGSDYVVMASMGHVRDLPKSTLGFDPEDNFKPNYQVSNDKKKVITELKKQISKDTTIYLAADEDREGEAIAWHLIPALKIEKNPIKRIVFHEITKDAILKALQNPRDVDQNLVDAQQARRILDRAVGYELSPLLWKKVRYGLSAGRVQSVAVKIIVDRENEIRAFIPEEYWKIKADFINPELSSELAKKDGKNIKVKNEKEAREIETSLNDGNFKLVDIEEKDSLRNPAPPFTTSTLQQEASRKIGLSVAQTMMIAQQLYEGNVANIPNHTGGLITYMRTDSLNLSTLATTAAKKVIEEEYGKDYSLSKPRAFKSTAKGAQEAHEAIRPVDMSLKPSLVKQYLDNAQYKLYSLIWKRTIATQMAQAKIANTTYKIEAGAKKEFEFQTKGQRIIFAGFMKAYTEGSDNPEAALDSAEKILPNIKVGTVLELENLNSEQLFTKPPSRYTEASLVKKLESEGIGRPSTYAPTISTIQAREYVVKTEDKKLAPTPTGEIVNSFLTDHFSNIIDLGFTAKIEEQFDEIAEGKKVWVDVMKNFYTGFKDTIKDKEENISKSDYLQLRELGIDPKSGKPVSARVGRFGPFIQIGTKDDEEKPKFVAIPEKLNMDTITLDEALFLFTLPRVVGVDDSGNEIKANIGRFGPYLQVKTKYYSLKTDDPYTIDEVRAKEIIEEIDEAKSKALIKDFEKEKIQILNGQYGAYIKQGRKNFKIPKTKIAENLTLEECLEIIEKDSKVSKKPTRRTATKTVASKKKITKSIEDKKSR is encoded by the coding sequence GTGAAAAATTTAGTAATAGTGGAATCTCCAGCAAAAGCAAAAACAATATCAAAATTTTTAGGCTCTGATTATGTAGTTATGGCATCTATGGGTCATGTTCGAGATTTACCAAAATCAACTTTAGGATTTGATCCTGAAGATAACTTCAAACCAAACTATCAAGTAAGTAATGATAAGAAAAAAGTAATAACAGAGTTGAAAAAACAGATATCAAAAGATACAACAATCTACCTCGCAGCCGATGAAGATAGAGAGGGAGAAGCTATTGCTTGGCATTTAATTCCTGCGCTTAAAATTGAGAAAAATCCAATAAAAAGAATAGTTTTTCACGAAATTACAAAAGATGCAATACTTAAAGCTTTACAAAATCCAAGAGATGTGGATCAAAATTTAGTAGATGCACAACAAGCTAGAAGAATACTTGATCGTGCTGTTGGATATGAGTTATCACCTCTTTTATGGAAAAAAGTGCGATATGGACTTAGTGCAGGAAGAGTACAAAGTGTTGCAGTTAAAATAATTGTAGATAGAGAGAATGAGATAAGAGCTTTTATTCCAGAAGAGTATTGGAAAATAAAAGCAGATTTTATAAACCCAGAACTTTCAAGTGAATTAGCAAAAAAAGATGGGAAAAATATCAAAGTAAAAAATGAAAAAGAGGCTAGAGAAATTGAAACTTCTTTAAATGATGGGAATTTCAAACTTGTAGATATTGAAGAAAAAGATAGCCTTAGAAATCCAGCGCCTCCATTTACAACTTCAACACTACAGCAAGAAGCAAGTAGAAAAATAGGACTAAGTGTTGCTCAAACTATGATGATAGCACAACAGCTTTACGAAGGAAATGTAGCAAATATTCCAAATCATACAGGTGGTTTAATAACTTATATGAGAACGGACTCTTTAAATCTTTCAACTCTTGCTACAACTGCTGCAAAAAAAGTGATAGAAGAGGAGTATGGGAAAGATTATTCACTTTCTAAACCAAGAGCTTTTAAATCAACAGCAAAGGGTGCTCAAGAAGCCCATGAAGCTATAAGACCTGTTGATATGAGCTTAAAGCCAAGCCTCGTAAAACAGTATTTAGACAATGCTCAGTATAAACTATATAGTTTAATTTGGAAAAGAACAATTGCTACTCAAATGGCACAAGCAAAAATAGCAAATACTACATATAAAATAGAAGCTGGAGCTAAAAAAGAGTTTGAGTTTCAAACGAAAGGTCAAAGAATTATTTTTGCTGGTTTTATGAAAGCTTATACAGAAGGAAGTGATAATCCTGAAGCTGCACTTGATAGTGCTGAAAAAATTCTTCCAAATATAAAAGTTGGTACAGTTTTAGAGCTAGAAAATTTAAATAGTGAACAACTTTTTACAAAACCACCTTCAAGATATACTGAAGCTTCTTTGGTAAAAAAACTTGAAAGTGAAGGAATTGGACGTCCTTCAACTTATGCTCCAACTATTTCAACTATTCAAGCAAGAGAATATGTAGTAAAAACAGAAGATAAGAAATTAGCACCTACTCCTACAGGAGAGATTGTAAATAGCTTTTTAACTGATCATTTTTCAAATATTATTGACCTTGGATTTACAGCTAAAATCGAAGAGCAGTTTGATGAAATAGCAGAGGGTAAAAAAGTTTGGGTTGATGTAATGAAGAACTTTTATACAGGGTTTAAAGATACTATTAAAGATAAAGAGGAAAATATCAGTAAGTCTGATTATTTACAGTTGCGAGAATTGGGAATTGACCCAAAATCTGGGAAACCTGTAAGTGCTAGAGTTGGAAGATTTGGACCTTTTATTCAAATTGGAACAAAAGATGATGAAGAAAAACCTAAATTCGTAGCAATTCCTGAAAAACTAAATATGGATACAATTACACTTGATGAAGCTCTATTTTTATTTACTCTTCCAAGAGTTGTTGGAGTTGATGATAGTGGAAATGAAATTAAAGCAAATATTGGAAGATTTGGCCCATATTTACAAGTAAAAACAAAGTACTATTCACTAAAAACTGATGATCCTTACACGATTGATGAAGTAAGAGCAAAAGAGATTATAGAAGAGATTGATGAAGCAAAAAGTAAAGCTTTAATTAAAGATTTTGAAAAAGAGAAAATCCAAATTTTGAATGGACAATATGGAGCTTATATAAAACAAGGTAGAAAAAATTTCAAAATTCCAAAAACAAAAATTGCTGAAAATTTAACTCTAGAAGAGTGTTTAGAAATAATAGAAAAAGATAGTAAAGTTTCAAAAAAGCCTACAAGAAGAACAGCTACTAAAACAGTAGCTAGTAAGAAGAAAATTACAAAATCTATAGAAGATAAAAAAAGTAGGTGA